The sequence below is a genomic window from Methylotuvimicrobium alcaliphilum 20Z.
CTTTAGCGGCGAATTCGGCAACCTCTTCGACGACAGCTTTCTTGCTATCTAAATTTAGTGCCACAATTTACCTCCGGTACATTTCTGATTTTTTGTCAGAATCAATAAAACGCATCTTTAAGTAGATGCCCCTTACGGTCCCTTTCACCAGCTTTGCGGCTCCAGCTCCCGTCTACGCAGGACGATTAAGTTTTACAACACCTGCGGTCTTTGACGGTTGCCGGTATTTCCGGCAACCCAAAGTTTCTGCCCTTAACCGGCAAGTCCGCTCTGATCGATCCACAGTCCTGGGCCCATGGTCGAAGACAGCGTAATTTTCTTCATATACACGCCTTTTGCAGCACTCGGCTTGGCTTTGCGCAAATCGGCCAATAACGCTTCCAGATTTTGTTGAATGGCTGTCGCGTCAAAATCCACTTTACCGATTGAGCAGTGGATGATCCCCGACTTGTCGGTCCGATAACGTACTTGCCCTGATTTTGCGTTTTTAACGGCGGTTGCGACATCCGGCGTAACCGTTCCGACTTTTGGGTTTGGCATTAAGCCTCTTGGGCCCAAAATTTGCCCAAGCTGACCAACAACTCTCATTGCATCGGGAGAAGCGATCACTACGTCGAAATTCATTTCGCCTTTTTTAACCTGATCGGCTAAATCGTCCATGCCGACGATGTCCGCACCCGCCTCTTTCGCCGCATCTGCATTGGCGCCTTGAGTAAATACAGCAACTCTTACGGACTTACCGGTTCCATTCGGCAATACGGTAGCACCACGAACATTTTGATCGGATTTTCTTGGATCAACGCCTAAGTTGACACTGACATCGATCGATTCGACAAACTTGCTGTTTCCTAGCTCTTTCAACAAACCAACCGCTTCGTCGACCGAGTATTGTTTGCTTCTATCTACTTTCGACTTAATCAGTTTTGCTTTTTTAGTCAGCCTTGCCATTACACGCCCTCCACATTGAGGCCCATACTACGAGCACTTCCGGCTATCGTTTTAACTGCCGCATCCAAGCTTGCCGCATTTAAATCTTCCATTTTTGTTTTGGCGATCTCTTCAAGCTGTTCACGCGTCACTGTGCCAATTTTCACTTTATTCGGCGTACTACTGCCGCTCTTTACACCAACAGCTTTCTTTAACAAAATCGAAGCAGGTGGAGTTTTAGTAATAAAGGTAAAACTACGATCGCTATAAACGGTAATAACAACCGGAATAGGCAAACCTTTTTCTAACTCTTGAGTTTTTGCATTAAAGGCTTTACAAAACTCCATAATATTGACACCATGCTGACCTAATGCAGGTCCAACTGGTGGACTAGGGTTAGCTTCGCCCGCTTTTACTTGCAACTTTATGTATGCATTGATTTTTTTTGCCATTATTTACTCCAAATCGGGTGCAATCGCTTTTCAGCTCCCCTAATAAACAAAAATCCCGGACACAGTCATATCCAGGATTTTAAAAAATTTTTGACGCTTTTTATGATTTTTCAACTTGATTGAAGTCCAGCTCTACCGGTGTCGACCTGCCAAAAATTAAAACCGAAATCCTAAGCTTACTTTTTTCGTAATTAACTTCTTCTATCGTTCCATTGAAATCCTTAAATGGACCGTCGTTTACTCTTACGACTTCACCGACTTCAAATAAAACTTTTGGCCTTGGCTTATTAACCCCTTCTTCGACTCTATTTAAAATAGACATCGCCTCTTTTTCCGTAATGGGCGCCGGCTTGTCGGATGTTCCACCAATAAACCCAAGCACTCTAGGGACATCTCTAACCATATGCCATGTTTCATCAGTCAATTCCATCTGCACGAGAACATAACCCGGAAAAAACTTCCGCTCGCTTTTACGCTGCTGCCCCATACGCATCTCGACAACTTCTTCTGTAGGCACAAGAATTTTGCCGAAATACTGCTCTAGACCTTCCCGTTTTATCCTTTCCTCTAATGCCTCTTTAACTTTATTTTCAAAGTTTGAATAAGCATGAACAACATACCAACGAAGTGCCATTTATTAGCCTCCTTGACCGGTTAATAAACGAACACCCCAGAATAAAAACATATCAAGCAACCAAAGTATCACACCAACGACAAGCACCATTGCAAAGACCAGTAAAGTCGTTCGCATGGTTTCTTGGCGCGTCGGCCAAACCACTTTTCTTACTTCTTGCTTTGACTCCAGAGCAAAAGCCCAAAAACCCTGACCTACTTGAGTAGTCAACATGAGCCCCATTGCAATTAGAACAATTACGACTAATGAGAGAACCCTATATAATAACGAGTATTCGGAAAAGTAGTAAAAGCCCGCAAGACCTGCAATAACAAAAACAATTGAGAAAACTTGCTTAACAACATCACCTACCGATGCTGAGGATTCAACTTGTGTACTCATGATTGTTATTACGATTTATAGTTATTGTATTTTTCTGATGGCAGGCCAGGAGGGAATCGAACCCCCAACCTGCGGTTTTGGAGACCGCTGCTCTGCCAATTGAGCTACTGACCTAATTCAGAAAATATTAAAATTGTTACTGAGTGCTTTCGTTATTCAATAATCGAAGCAACAACGCCCGCGCCAACGGTACGACCACCTTCACGAACCGCGAATCGCAAGCCTTCTTCCATCGCAATCGGAGCAATTAATTTCACTTCAACATTGACGTTATCGCCCGGCATCACCATTTCCACGCCTTCCGGAAGATCGACCGCTCCAGTCACATCCGTTGTTCTGAAATAAAATTGTGGACGATAGCCATTAAAGAATGGTGTATGACGCCCGCCTTCGTCTTTCGATAATACGTAGATTTCCGCTTTGAAATGCGTATGCGGATTAATGGTACCTTTGTGCGCCAAGACTTGTCCGCGTTCGACTTCGTCTCTTTTGGTGCCTCTTAACAAGACCCCAACGTTATCGCCCGCTTGGCCTTGATCCAATAACTTACGGAACATTTCCACGCCGGTGCAGGTTGTCGTCGTAGTCGGTCTAATTCCGACAATTTCAATCTCTTGCCCAACCTTAATGATTCCACGCTCGACACGTCCGGTAACCACGGTGCCGCGTCCGGAAATCGAGAACACGTCCTCAATCGGCATCAGGAACGGCTGATCAATCGCTCGCTCAGGCTCCGGAATATAGCTATCTAAGGCTTCGACCAGCTTAAGGATCGATGGCACGCCGATATCACTGGTATCGCCCTCCAGCGCTTTTAACGCCGAGCCGATAACTAACGGAGTATCGTCGCCCGGAAATTCGTACATGTCCAATAATTCTCTGACTTCCATTTCCACTAATTCGATTAATTCGGCATCATCCACCATATCGGCTTTATTCAAATAAACCACGATATACGGAACACCTACTTGACGTGCCAACAATATATGCTCACGAGTTTGCGGCATCGGGCCGTCGGCCGCCGAACAGACCAGGATCGCGCCATCCATTTGCGCCGCACCGGTAATCATGTTTTTGACGTAGTCGGCATGACCCGGGCAATCCACATGCGCATAGTGACGGTTTTCCGATTCGTACTCTACGTGAGCCGTTGCGATTGTAATACCACGCTCGCGCTCTTCGGGGGCGTTATCAATTTGATCGTAGGCCTTGTAAACACCTCCACGCGCATCCGCCATCACTTTTGTCAATGCCGCGGTCAATGTGGTTTTACCATGATCGACGTGACCGATGGTTCCTACGTTTACGTGTGGTTTTTTACGTTCGAATTTTTCTTTGGACATTTTACTTTCCCGAAAAAGCTTTTATTGTTGCAAATTTATGGAGCCCATAACCGGATTTGAACCGGTGACCTCTTCCTTACCAAGGAAGTGCTCTACCTACTGAGCTATATGGGCAGAAACCACCGATCATCTGGAGCGGGTGATGGGAATCGAACCCACGTGACCAGCTTGGAAGGCTGGAGTTCTACCATTGAACTACACCCGCAATCTTATATACAAACAGGATGGTGGAGGGGGGAGGATTCGAACCTCCGAAGGCAGAGCCGGCAGATTTACAGTCTGATCCCTTTGGCCACTCGGGAACCCCTCCAAAACCAGGAAGCAGGCCATTCTCACAAAACCCGATAGTTTTGTCAACAAGAACAACCTATTTTTTTGCATTTTTGCCATCATTAAAAACCGACAAAAATACAACTTATAAACTTTTTAGTATTATATTTGCCCGCATATTGGCAGCCACGGGCAGAGCATTAATCGATTATTCTTCAGTTTCCGAATCAGTCTCGGTCTTCTCAACCTTTGGCGGCACAATCGTCACCACTGAAACATCCGCATCATGATCGTCGCCGTGCGACAACGCTAAGAACTCAACACCTTTCGGCGCACTTAACTGAGAAACATGCAAAGATTGACCGAGATCCAAGCTAGCGAGATCCACCTCGATATACTCAGGGAGATCTTCCGGCAAACAAGCCACCTCTATGTCGACTAAGCTATGCATAACCACTCCGCCTACTTTAGCGCCAACACATATTTCTTCATTGATAAAATGAAGAGGCACTTGCGCCTTCAGCTTCTCATTTGCTTTTACTCGCAAAAAATCCAAATGCAACACCTTAGCTTTAGCCGGATGTCTTTGCACGGACTTTAGAATTGCTTTTTGCACCTTGCCTGCGACAACCACATCTAAGATATGCGAATAAACAGCTTCATGAGCAAGATGCTTAACAACTTCATTGTGATCCAAAACCAACATTTCAGGACCAGCTTCTCCGCCGTAAATTACCGCCGGAACTTTTCCTTGTCGACGAACCGACTTAGCATAAGCAGTCCCCGGCCTTTCCCGAGCTTCCGCCACAAATTCAAATACGCTTGACATTACATTCTCCAAAGCTGTGCATCTATACACTTCGCTAATTTATCAATCCACATACAACGAGCTAACCGACTCGCCGACAGCGATACGTCTTATCGTTTCCGCCAACATCTCAGCAACGCTGAGCTGCCTAATTTTACCAATGCGGCTTGCTTCTAAGCTTAACGGTATCGTATCGGTTACGACCAATTCATCCAAAACCGAATCCTTCAAATTATCAATTGCTCTTCCGGAAAGAACAGCATGCGTACAGTAAGCCACAACCTTGACCGCACCATGATCTTTCAATGCTTCCGCCGCATGACATAGAGTGCCTGCCGTATCGACCAGATCGTCGACCATAACACAGGTACGACCCTCAACATCGCCGATGATATGCATTATCTCGGAGACATTTGCTTTCGGACGTCTTTTATCTATTATTGCTAGATCAGCATCATCCAGCCGTTTAGCCAGAGCTCTAGCCCTAACAACCCCACCCACATCGGGCGAGACCACTATCAGATCCTTATACTTTTGCCGCCAAACATCGCCTAGCAAAATCGGCGAAGCGTAGACATTATCTACCGGTATATCAAAAAAACCTTGGATTTGATCCGCATGAAGATCAACAGTGAGCACCCGGTCCGCCCCGGCCTCACCTATCATTTTGGCGACCAATTTAGCACTGATAGGAACCCTTGCGGAACGCGAACGCCTATCCTGCCTTGCATAACCATAATACGGCATAACCGCCGTTATTCGAGATGCCGATGCGCGATGAAATGCATCGATCATCACCAGCAGCTCCATTAAATTCTCATTAGTAGGAGAACAAGTCGGCTGAATGACAAACACATCCTTGCCTCTTATGTTTTCCTCAACCTCAACAGCAATCTCTCCATCACTGAATCGACCAACCGCAGCCATACCGAGGCGCATACTAAGCTTTTTAACAATACCTTCCGACAACGCCCGATTTGCATTACCAGAAAACACCATTAAAGAGGCGTCACTCATTCAGGTACTCCTAGATTGAATTAATTCGCTATTTAGGTAATGGCTGGGCCGCCAGGATTCGAACCTGGGTATGCGGGGATCAAAACCCCGTGCCTTACCGCTTGGCGACGGCCCAATTACTTAGATATACTTACCAGTCTTAAGCACCATTCAGACTTGAGTACAACGGAGACCTGTTTATTCCCTTACACAGATAAGATTGCCACTTTTTGCTAAGCGGCAAATACGCTTTTTTAGCTGCCAACTCTGTATCAAACTGAGCAAAAACGCATGCTCCTGTACCTGTCAACCTTGCTTCGGAAAATATCGACAATTCTCTCAAAGCCCTATCAACAGACGGGTAAAGCTTCCGAACAACGCCTAAACAATCGTTTTGGTGCTGCCCTGCAATAAAGTCGGCTATTTTGATTGATTTACTATCCCTTGTCAAATCTTTTGATGAAAAAATTTCCTTGGTATCGACATGACAATCCGGCTTCAGCACTACGATCCATTTTTCCGGCACCTCAATCTTCTGAAACACCTCGCCAACGCCTTCCGCCCAGGCACTATGACCGAAAACAAAAATCGGCACGTCCGCGCCCAGCCGCAAGCCTAACTGCATCAGCCGCTCACGGGAAAGCCCTAACCGCCACAAATTATTAAGCGCTACCAATGTCGTTGCCGCATCGGAACTCCCCCCACCTAAACCGCCTCCCATAGGCAAGTGTTTTTCAATCTCGATGACAACCCCACCCTCATAACCGGTTTCTTCTTTTAGCAACTGAGCAGCCCTAAAAGTTAAATCATCAGCCTCAGGAACCCCGGGGAGCGGATTACGCAAAGAAATCACCGAATCATTTACTGGGCGAAACACCAACCAATCGCACAAATCAATGAATTGGAATACTGTTTGTAGCAAGTGATACCCATCTTCCCTTTGCCCCACTATTCTCAACATTAAATTCAATTTTGCCGGCGCTGGCCATCTCTTATACACCTCACTCATGCGTATTCCATTGATCTATGATTAGCTTTAATTTCACTTCCGGATTAGAAACATCGATTTTATAGGGTAACAGCCCTCGATCAGTTTTTTGCATCTTTCTATATCGTATCGTCCAGTTGTCCTGGATAAAACCATTACCAATATTTTCGAACGACTCATTGGGATCGGTCAAGCCTACAACCCAGTAGCGCAATGATCTTAATGGCACATAAAAACCTAATTGCTCGGTTATAAACTCATCGGACCAATCATAATATCTAACCGCACCACCGCCTCGATCGACGTCGACATAATCATCGGCAATATGAATATCCACTGCCCCTTGACCGAATGGCCCCGAAACTCGAATCATCTCTTCGCTATCCGCACGCCGCCATTCTATTGCGGCAGTCCACGAATCATGTTGAGCCGTTAACGATACACGCCCATCCAGACTCCATTCCCGCAATTGATAAAACTCACCTCGACCAAGCTCCGAATAAGCCGCCAAATCTTTAATCGGCGAAGTCGAACATCCCGTTAAAACCGATAGAACCAATACCGACCATCCATAGCGAGATTTTGTGTATTGTTTTCTCATTCAGCATCAAGAATGCGCTGCTGAAAATCCAAAAGATATTCATCGTCCGGCGATATTTTTATCGTCTGTTCGAATAATTTCTTCGCTTCATCCCTACGACCCAAGACCCACAAGACCTCCGCCAAATGCGCCGCAATTTCGTTTTCTTGCTGCTTGGAATAAGCCTTCTGCAAATATTCTAAAGCCTTTTCATAATTCCCCAGCTTAAATTGCAGCCATCCATAGCTATCAATAATGACCGCCTCATCCGGCTGCAATTCCAGAGCCTTTTCAAGATACACCAGCGCCTCTTCGTAACGGTCGGTTCTATCCGCCAAGGTATAGCCCAATGCGTTCAAAGCACTCACATCATCGGGATACTGAGCCAGTATCCTTCTTAAATCTTGCTCCAGTACGTCGAGGCGATCAATACGTTCCGAGACCAAAGCCCGAGTATATAACAATTCTTTTTGATCGGGCATTTCTTCAATTGCCTTGCTCAACAAATCGAATGCCTTGATATATTGCTTTTGTTCGTTATAAAACTCCGCCTCTAACAACAGCGCTCGCATCTTTTCATCGGACGAACGCGCGCGAAGCCGACTTAATCGCTCAGATGCCTCTTCAAATTGCTTATCCTTAATCAGCAGCGATATTCCCGCAGCCGCGGCATCGAAACGCAAGCTTCCCCTCGAGACCCTATCGAACCAAACCAGCGCCTCGCTATTTCTGCCATCCCGAACCGCAATTCTGCCTAGGTAAAAGCTTGCCTGATCACTCCATTCGGGATAAGGAGTTAAGCTCTTAAACAAAGACTCTGCTTTATCGTCTCGCTCCATCTGTAAATTAACCAACGCCAAAGAAAAACGCGATTCAAAATCCTCCGGCTCCTGATCAATGATTTCAAGATACAACTTGCCGGCTTCTTCATACTCGCCCAACTTAACTAAGACTTGAGCCAACAACTTCTTAACCTTCAAGCTATCCTGATTTTGCTCTGATAAATCCGCGAGATAAACCCTTGCATTATCTAAATCTCCTGAGAAAGCCGCAATCTGCGCCCTAAACAACAAAGCCTTTTCCCAATCCGGTCGCAATTCAATGGCCTGATCAATTTTTCGTTGCGCCAAAACATTACTGTTTAACTGCATTGCCAACATGGCTTGAATAAAATAAACAGCGGCTTCTTCCGGTCTTTGCTCGGCAAGATCTTCCAATACGTCATATACGAAAGCGGTATTGCCTTTTTGACCCAATGCTCTAATTAACTCAACAACCGCATCCTCAAAACCTTCCGAATCCATGTCCAACAAAAAGAGAGCGTGCTCGATAGCCGAAGGCTTTACTTCCTTTCTTAAGGCCGATAGCAAGGCAATTTTTCTAGCCGTTAAATTATCCGGCTCTTGTTGCAACCAAAGCGCAACAGCCTCATCGCCTCGCTCGCTATCTTTAATGTAAAGAGCAATCTTCGCAGCACGCTCGGCCAATCTAACATCATTAACCCGTTTTGCGGCCTCGAGATACCCTTCCAGAGCAACATCGTACTGCCCTCTTTGACCGGCAATTTCAGCGGCCAGCAACATGTACATGATATCCGGTTCAATTGCTGTTATAGGCTCCGCTGATTCGACACCTTGCTCGTCATGAGAGCTTTGTGAATACTCGTCAAGCTCATCCATGGCTCGCCCTCTTTCCTGAGAGGAACCGCAACCACTAAGAAAAACAAGGGCTATCACGGCAATTAACTTATAATTCGACACACTCACATCCTTCATATTTTGCAATACAGTTTTGCAATAGATTAGCAGAAAAACATTTCAGTTCGGATAGTTGTTTTAATGCATTTGAATAAAACTTAATTATTTAATTAAAATATTAAAAAATTTGACTAAAAAAATAATTTTGGCAAACAATGGCGCGCCATTAAAAACTAACTTAGGATTTGACCATAAATAACATCTCTATTTCTTATGACAGGATCTTCAGGAGCCTGGGTCGAGCAGGTTTTTGCTCTCGCAACATGTGCTTTCACCCAGCACCTAAGCCCCATAGGCCATTTGGCTTATGGCCAACTATCTTGGATAATTAAGGCGCTAGGACTATCAAGCGAGCCACCGAACCTATTAAAAACACATAGACCTGAAGCTGCTTGTCACGAAATTCTTATGACGAACCTTAAATCCGCTAAGTTCAATCGGTAATTTCACACACGCAAATCGATACAGCAACTTTAGACGATTTCTATAGCCTAATGGCCTGACTTACCAAGCTAAAAAACCACATTCGCTCCGAACTCTAAATTTAAAACGATGACACTTCTTGCCGTAGGGATAAATTACAACACCGCCCCCGTTTCTATCCGAGAACGGCTAGCTTACCCTGCCGAAATATTGGATTCCTCGCTCAAAGACCTATGGCATTTAAAGGATATATCCGAAGCCGCTATTCTATCGACCTGCAACCGAACGGAATTTTATTGCGAATCATCCAACGAAAATAAACACATTTTAATCGAACATATGTTAATCGATTGGATCACTCAAACTCGTAACATCAAGCCTAACGATTTAACCCCCTATCTTTACACCTACAACGATAACCAGTTAATTCGGCATATGTTTCGAGTTGCATGCGGCTTGGACTCCATGGTCCTCGGCGAACCGCAAATATTAGGTCAAATGAAAGCCGCTTATCAAGCCGCTAATGAAGCGGGCACCTTGGGCAAATATTTAGGTAAGCTCTTTCAGCACACTTTCGCAGCGGCAAAAAAAGTCAGAACCGATACCGCCATCGGATCGAGTCCGGTTTCAGTAGCCTTCGCCGCCGTGCAACTGGCACAACAAATCTTCGACAAATTAAGCGAACAAACCGCGATTCTAATCGGTGCGGGCGAAACCATCGAATTGACGGCACGGCATTTGGTCCAACATGGCATCGGACGCATCATCATCGCCAATCGAACCTATGATAAAGCGCACGCCTTAGCGACGCGCTTTAACGGTTATGCCATTGCGTTATCGGAATTACCGATGCACTTGGCCGAAGCCGATATCGTCGTTTCATCGACAGCAAGCTCACTGCCGATTTTAGGGAAGGGCCGAGTAGAAAGTGCCATCAAAAAGCGCAAACACAAGCCGATGTTCATGGTCGACTTGGCAGTTCCGCGCGACATAGAATCGGAAGTCGAACAACTGAACGACGTCTACCTCTATACGGTCGACGACCTCAAAAACACGATCGACCAAAACATGGATAACCGGCGCAAAGCCGCCGAACAAGCGGAAGAAATCATCGATACTCAGGTCGAACATTTTCTTTCCTGGTTGCGTTCGCAAGGTGCGTTAACCACGATCAAAGACTACCGCATTCAGGCGGAGCAAATTCGCGACGACGCGTTACGCAAAACATTAAATCAATTACAAAGCGGCATTTCCGCCGAGGAAGCGCTGCAGAGACTCGCTCATACCTTAACTAACAAGCTCATCCATACGCCCAGCGCGCAAATTCGGGAAGCCGGCGCCAACGAAAGACACGACTTAATAGCGGCGGCCCGCGAAATTTTCAAATTGAACAACACACAATGAAGCCATCCATAGAACACAAATTAGCCAACTTAAGCGAACGTTTCGATGAAATCACCGCCTTATTGGCCGAACCCGAAGTACAAGCCAATCAGAATAAATTCCGCTCATTGAGCCAAGAATACGCGCAAATCAACCCGATTGTCACATGCTATAAACGCTATCTCGATACCGCCGAAAACCTAGCCGGGGCGCAAGAAATGGCCAAAGACCCGGACCTGGATCTGCGCGAAATGGCCCGCGAGGAAATACTCGCCGCCGAAAAACAACAAGAGGTCATCGAGCAAGAACTGCAGATTTTATTATTGCCGAGAGACCCTAACGACAACAGAAACATTTTCCTGGAAATCCGCGCCGGGACCGGCGGCGATGAAGCCGCGATATTTTCAGGCGATCTCGCGCGCATGTATCAGCGCTATGCCGAGAAAAAAGGCTGGAAGACCGAGATTATCAATGAAAACGAAGGCGAACATGGCGGCTATAAGGAAATTATCCTGCGCGTAACCGGCCAAGATGTCTATTCGCAACTCAAATTCGAATCAGGAGCGCATCGAGTACAACGTGTCCCGGAAACCGAGTCCCAGGGGCGCATCCATACTTCCGCTTGCACCGTTGCAGTCATGCCCGAAGTCGAGGAAGTCGATGCTATCGACATTAATCCTGCAGACCTTCGTATCGATACGTATCGCTCATCCGGCGCGGGCGGTCAACATGTCAACAAAACGGACTCGGCAATCCGCATCACTCATCTTCCGAGCGGTATCGTCGTCGAATGTCAGGACGAACGTTCACAACACAAAAACCGTGCCCGAGCGATGTCGTTATTGCAATCGCGCCTATTATCGGCCGAACAGGAAAAACATCAAGCCGAGCAACAGGCGAACCGCAAACTTCAAGTCGGCAGCGGCGACCGCTCCGAGCGGATTCGCACCTACAATTACCCGCAGGGGCGCATGACCGACCACCGAATCAATCTGACGCTGTATAAACTTGACGAGATCATGGAAGGCGGACTCAATCATGTCATCGAGCCGTTAATTAACGAGCATCAAGCTGAACTATTGACACAACTGGGCGAAAATTAAACCGATGCCCACCGCTCAATCGGCATTGGCACACGCAGCCCAAAGTTTGAGTTTCGTTTCCGAATCGCCCTTGCTCGACGCCGAAATTCTGCTCTGCCTCGCGCTCGATAAAGACCGCTCTCATCTGCGCGCATGGCCGAATAAAAAATTATTACCCGAACAAAACAGCCATTTCGAAGCACTGCTGCAAAAACGGCTTTCCGGCATGCCGATCGCATACATCACCGGCAACCGCGAATTCTGGTCGCGTGATTTCGAAGTTAACCGCGACGTGCTGATTCCAAGGCCCGACACCGAACTACTAATCGAACTGGCCTTGCAACGGATACCGGAACGACAACCTTACCGCCTGATCGATTTAGGCACCGGTTCCGGCATCATCGCCATTACCTTAGCCGCAGAGCGCCCCGATAGCGAAGTCATTGCCACCGATTTCAGCACTAACGCGCTGACTATCGCCCGCCGAAATGCCCAGCGTCACATTGTACGGAACATCCAATTTTTGCAAAGCGATTGGTTTGAGGCGGTAAACGACTCGGCGTTGTTCAATCTTGTCGTCAGCAATCCACCCTATATCGCGGATAATGACCCGCACTTAACCGAAGGCGATGTCAGATTCGAACCCATGTGCGCGTTGATTGCGGACAATCATGGCTTGAGTGATATCGAGCGCATCGCAAACGCCGCCAGGCGACATTTGCTCCCTCAAGGTCATTTATTGGTCGAACATGGTTACGATCAACAAGATCAAGTCCAGGCTATCTTCAGCCAATTGAATTACCGAAATATCGTCACTTATCTCGATCTTTCAGGTCAGCCTCGAGTCACTTATGGACAATGGCGTCCATAGCGATTTAATTTAAAACCTCCACATGCCGACAGCGAATCACGATGCAAATTTCAGAAATTCACATTCCCAGAAAAATCACCAATCAACTGCTGCATCTCGCGCAATTGTCACCCGAAACCGAGGTTTGCGGACTGATCGGCAGCCTGAACGGTATTCCGAACCATTGCTACCCTGTCGATAACAGCGCCGATCACCCTGAAAACCGGTTTTTATTGGACCCTAAACAGCAAATCGC
It includes:
- the rplA gene encoding 50S ribosomal protein L1; translation: MARLTKKAKLIKSKVDRSKQYSVDEAVGLLKELGNSKFVESIDVSVNLGVDPRKSDQNVRGATVLPNGTGKSVRVAVFTQGANADAAKEAGADIVGMDDLADQVKKGEMNFDVVIASPDAMRVVGQLGQILGPRGLMPNPKVGTVTPDVATAVKNAKSGQVRYRTDKSGIIHCSIGKVDFDATAIQQNLEALLADLRKAKPSAAKGVYMKKITLSSTMGPGLWIDQSGLAG
- the rplK gene encoding 50S ribosomal protein L11 yields the protein MAKKINAYIKLQVKAGEANPSPPVGPALGQHGVNIMEFCKAFNAKTQELEKGLPIPVVITVYSDRSFTFITKTPPASILLKKAVGVKSGSSTPNKVKIGTVTREQLEEIAKTKMEDLNAASLDAAVKTIAGSARSMGLNVEGV
- the nusG gene encoding transcription termination/antitermination protein NusG, giving the protein MALRWYVVHAYSNFENKVKEALEERIKREGLEQYFGKILVPTEEVVEMRMGQQRKSERKFFPGYVLVQMELTDETWHMVRDVPRVLGFIGGTSDKPAPITEKEAMSILNRVEEGVNKPRPKVLFEVGEVVRVNDGPFKDFNGTIEEVNYEKSKLRISVLIFGRSTPVELDFNQVEKS
- the secE gene encoding preprotein translocase subunit SecE → MSTQVESSASVGDVVKQVFSIVFVIAGLAGFYYFSEYSLLYRVLSLVVIVLIAMGLMLTTQVGQGFWAFALESKQEVRKVVWPTRQETMRTTLLVFAMVLVVGVILWLLDMFLFWGVRLLTGQGG
- the tuf gene encoding elongation factor Tu produces the protein MSKEKFERKKPHVNVGTIGHVDHGKTTLTAALTKVMADARGGVYKAYDQIDNAPEERERGITIATAHVEYESENRHYAHVDCPGHADYVKNMITGAAQMDGAILVCSAADGPMPQTREHILLARQVGVPYIVVYLNKADMVDDAELIELVEMEVRELLDMYEFPGDDTPLVIGSALKALEGDTSDIGVPSILKLVEALDSYIPEPERAIDQPFLMPIEDVFSISGRGTVVTGRVERGIIKVGQEIEIVGIRPTTTTTCTGVEMFRKLLDQGQAGDNVGVLLRGTKRDEVERGQVLAHKGTINPHTHFKAEIYVLSKDEGGRHTPFFNGYRPQFYFRTTDVTGAVDLPEGVEMVMPGDNVNVEVKLIAPIAMEEGLRFAVREGGRTVGAGVVASIIE
- a CDS encoding 50S ribosomal protein L25/general stress protein Ctc, with protein sequence MSSVFEFVAEARERPGTAYAKSVRRQGKVPAVIYGGEAGPEMLVLDHNEVVKHLAHEAVYSHILDVVVAGKVQKAILKSVQRHPAKAKVLHLDFLRVKANEKLKAQVPLHFINEEICVGAKVGGVVMHSLVDIEVACLPEDLPEYIEVDLASLDLGQSLHVSQLSAPKGVEFLALSHGDDHDADVSVVTIVPPKVEKTETDSETEE
- a CDS encoding ribose-phosphate diphosphokinase, which produces MSDASLMVFSGNANRALSEGIVKKLSMRLGMAAVGRFSDGEIAVEVEENIRGKDVFVIQPTCSPTNENLMELLVMIDAFHRASASRITAVMPYYGYARQDRRSRSARVPISAKLVAKMIGEAGADRVLTVDLHADQIQGFFDIPVDNVYASPILLGDVWRQKYKDLIVVSPDVGGVVRARALAKRLDDADLAIIDKRRPKANVSEIMHIIGDVEGRTCVMVDDLVDTAGTLCHAAEALKDHGAVKVVAYCTHAVLSGRAIDNLKDSVLDELVVTDTIPLSLEASRIGKIRQLSVAEMLAETIRRIAVGESVSSLYVD
- the ispE gene encoding 4-(cytidine 5'-diphospho)-2-C-methyl-D-erythritol kinase: MSEVYKRWPAPAKLNLMLRIVGQREDGYHLLQTVFQFIDLCDWLVFRPVNDSVISLRNPLPGVPEADDLTFRAAQLLKEETGYEGGVVIEIEKHLPMGGGLGGGSSDAATTLVALNNLWRLGLSRERLMQLGLRLGADVPIFVFGHSAWAEGVGEVFQKIEVPEKWIVVLKPDCHVDTKEIFSSKDLTRDSKSIKIADFIAGQHQNDCLGVVRKLYPSVDRALRELSIFSEARLTGTGACVFAQFDTELAAKKAYLPLSKKWQSYLCKGINRSPLYSSLNGA
- the lolB gene encoding lipoprotein insertase outer membrane protein LolB, which translates into the protein MRKQYTKSRYGWSVLVLSVLTGCSTSPIKDLAAYSELGRGEFYQLREWSLDGRVSLTAQHDSWTAAIEWRRADSEEMIRVSGPFGQGAVDIHIADDYVDVDRGGGAVRYYDWSDEFITEQLGFYVPLRSLRYWVVGLTDPNESFENIGNGFIQDNWTIRYRKMQKTDRGLLPYKIDVSNPEVKLKLIIDQWNTHE